In Citrus sinensis cultivar Valencia sweet orange chromosome 4, DVS_A1.0, whole genome shotgun sequence, one DNA window encodes the following:
- the LOC102614277 gene encoding chaperone protein ClpD, chloroplastic, with the protein MEVSTCSPLSVNSRCLFANQPPPPRHRLPPLQYVNPMSSFFNISMISHKVQFFHSNYTSNNNNCNPICARKRRKIIPISSVFERFTERAVKAVIFSQREAKSLGKDMVFTQHLLLGLIAEDRHPNGFLESGITIDKAREAVVSIWHSTNNQDTDDAAAQGKPFSSAAKMPFSISTKRVFEAAVEYSRSRGYNFIAPEHIALGLFTVDDGSAGRVLKRLGVDVNHLAAVAVSRLQGELAKEGREPSLAKGVRENSISGKTAALKSPGRTRASALEQFCVDLTARASEELIDPVIGRETEIQRIIQILCRRTKNNPILLGESGVGKTAIAEGLAIRIVQAEVPVFLLSKRIMSLDMGLLMAGAKERGELEARVTTLISEIQKSGDVILFIDEVHTLIGSGTVGRGNKGTGLDISNLLKPSLGRGELQCIASTTQDEHRTQFEKDKALARRFQPVLISEPSQEDAVRILLGLREKYEAHHNCKFTLEAINAAVHLSARYISDRYLPDKAIDLVDEAGSRAHIELFKRKKEQQTCILSKPPDDYWQEIRTVQAMHEVVQGSRLKYDDVVASMGDTSEIVVESSLPSASDDDEPAVVGPDDIAAVASLWSGIPVQQITADERMLLVGLEEQLKKRVIGQDEAVAAISRAVKRSRVGLKDPNRPTAAMLFCGPTGVGKTELAKSLAACYFGSESSMLRLDMSEYMERHTVSKLIGSPPGYVGYEEGGLLTEAIRRRPFTLLLLDEIEKAHPDIFNILLQVFEDGHLTDSHGRRVSFKNALIVMTSNVGSTTIAKGRHGSIGFLLEDNESTSYAGMKTLVVEELKAYFRPELLNRIDEVVVFRSLEKAQILEILSLMLQEVKARLISLGIGLEVSDSIKDFICQQGYDQAYGARPLRRAVTSIIEDLLSEAVLAGDYKPGDTAIIDLDASGKPYVRNRSDNSAKLSDTTSIF; encoded by the exons ATGGAAGTGTCAACTTGTTCACCTCTCTCAGTTAATTCACGGTGCCTATTCGCCAACCAACCACCGCCGCCACGTCATCGTCTTCCGCCGCTGCAATATGTAAATCCCAtgtcttcatttttcaatatttcaatGATCTCACACAAAGTCCAGTTTTTTCACTCCAATTATACtagtaataacaataattgCAATCCCATATGCgcgagaaaaagaagaaagatcaTTCCAATTTCTTCAGTTTTCGAGCGATTCACTGAGCGAGCTGTGAAAGCCgtgattttttctcaaagaGAAGCAAAATCGTTGGGGAAAGACATGGTTTTTACTCAGCATTTGTTGCTGGGTCTGATAGCTGAAGATCGGCATCCAAATGGGTTTCTTGAATCGGGGATCACCATTGATAAGGCCAGAGAAGCCGTGGTCTCCATTTGGCATAGTACTAATAATCAAGACACTGATGATGCTGCTGCTCAAGGAAAGCCGTTTTCGTCAGCTGCGAAAATGCCGTTTTCTATTAGCACGAAACGTGTTTTTGAGGCTGCTGTGGAGTATTCGAGAAGCAGGGGCTATAATTTTATTGCCCCAGAACACATTGCTCTCGGTTTGTTTACTGTTGATGATGGCAGTGCAGGTCGGGTTCTCAAGAG GTTAGGGGTGGATGTAAATCACTTGGCAGCTGTTGCGGTTTCAAGGCTTCAAGGGGAGCTTGCCAAGGAAGGAAGAGAGCCATCTTTGGCCAAAGGGGTGCGTGAAAATTCCATTTCTGGAAAAACTGCTGCTTTAAAATCACCTGGGAGAACAAGAG CGAGTGCATTGGAACAGTTCTGTGTGGACCTCACAGCTCGTGCTAGTGAAGAACTAATTGATCCTGTTATTGGCCGAGAGACTGAAATTCAGAGAAtcattcaaattctttgccGCAGAACCAAAAATAACCCTATTCTTCTTGGTGAAAGTGGGGTTGGCAAAACTGCAATTGCCGAAGGACTAGCAATTCGTATTGTACAGGCAGAAGTTCCCGTTTTTCTCTTG TCAAAACGTATAATGTCCTTGGATATGGGATTATTAATGGCTGGTGCAAAGGAAAGGGGTGAATTAGAGGCTCGTGTTACTACCTTAATAAGTGAGATACAGAAATCAG GTGATGTCATTCTTTTCATTGATGAAGTTCACACACTTATTGGTTCGGGCACAGTGGGACGAGGAAACAAGGGTACTGGTCTTGACATTTCCAATCTATTGAAGCCATCACTTGGGAGGGGTGAACTTCAG TGTATTGCATCCACAACTCAAGATGAACACAGGACCCAATTTGAGAAGGACAAAGCATTAGCCCGGAGATTCCAGCCTGTATTGATTAGTGAACCAAGCCAG GAGGATGCAGTTAGGATACTCTTGGGTCTGCGTGAGAAATATGAGGCCCATCACAACTGCAAATTCACGCTAGAAGCAATAAATGCTGCTGTGCACCTGTCAGCAAGGTATATTTCTGACAGGTATCTTCCTGATAAAGCCATTGATCTCGTTGATGAGGCTGGAAGTAGAGCTCATATTGAGTTATttaagaggaaaaaagaaCAGCAAACTTGTATACTTTCGAAGCCACCAGATGACTATTGGCAAGAAATTAGAACTGTTCAGGCCATGCATGAAGTG GTCCAGGGAAGTAGGCTGAAATATGATGATGTTGTTGCCAGCATGGGTGATACTAGTGAAATTGTTGTAGAATCCTCTTTGCCTTCTGcttcagatgatgatga ACCTGCAGTCGTGGGACCTGATGATATTGCAGCAGTTGCTTCACTTTGGTCTGGGATCCCAGTTCAGCAGATCACTGCCGATGAAAGAATGCTGCTAGTGGGTCTCGAAGAGCAGCTTAAAAAGCGAGTTATTGGTCAAGATGAGGCTGTTGCCGCCATTTCTCGAGCTGTTAAGAGATCCCGGGTTGGCCTGAAGGATCCTAACAGGCCAACAGCTGCAATGCTCTTTTGTGGCCCAACGGGTGTTGGAAAAACTGAGTTGGCAAAATCTTTGGCAGCATGCTATTTTGGGTCG GAGTCATCCATGCTAAGATTGGACATGAGTGAATATATGGAGCGGCATACAGTGAGCAAATTGATTGGATCACCCCCAGGTTATGTTGGGTATGAAGAGGGAGGTCTTCTTACGGAAGCTATTAGAAGACGGCCATTTACGTTGTTGTTGCTAGATGAAATAGAGAAAGCACATCCAGATATATTTAACATCCTCCTCCAAGTGTTTGAAGATGGCCACCTAACTGATTCTCAT GGTCGGAGAGTATCTTTCAAGAATGCATTGATAGTCATGACTTCAAATGTGGGATCTACGACAATTGCAAAGGGCAGACATGGCTCTATTGGGTTCTTGCTTGAAGATAATGAGTCAACTTCATATGCTGGAATGAAGACACTCGTAGTTGAGGAGCTTAAGGCATATTTTCGTCCAGAGTTACTTAATAGGATAGATGAAGTGGTCGTCTTTCGGTCCCTTGAAAAGGCTCAG ATACTTGAGATTTTGAGTTTGATGCTGCAAGAGGTGAAGGCGAGGCTTATATCTCTAGGAATTGGACTGGAGGTGTCCGATTCAATTAAAGATTTCATATGCCAGCAAGGTTATGACCAGGCTTATGGCGCCAGGCCTCTTCGGAGAGCAGTTACTTCAATAATCGAAGATCTATTAAGCGAAGCAGTTCTCGCCGGAGATTACAAGCCTGGTGACACAGCCATTATTGACTTGGATGCCTCCGGGAAACCGTATGTTAGGAACCGATCTGATAATAGTGCTAAATTGTCAGATACAACATCCATCTTCTAA
- the LOC102613985 gene encoding pentatricopeptide repeat-containing protein At4g33990-like, which translates to MRRLGPSTEGFYDQLLKSCNFLASLRQIHSSLTTSGLINQALHLGAKIIIKYTTYGEPNTARSLFNSIHNDKSYSFLWNTMIRAYANNGHCVETLELYSTMRRSGISSNSYTFPFVLKACASNSLILEGKVVHGDILRTGFLSDSYVQAALVDMYAKCGQTDDGCKVFDEMSVRDLVSWTVMITAYEQAEKPEEALILFQKTQQEGLLSDSVTIVSVASAVGQLGDVLKAQAVHGYAICNAFLEDLCIQNSIVAMYARCGNVEKARLVFDMMEKRDLISWNSMLTGYIQNGQASEALLLFDEMQNSDCKPNPVTALILVSACTYLGSRQLGRKFHGYIINSNMKIDATLRNAVMDMYAKCGDLDTAENMFNDIHPSERNVSSWNVLIAGYGMHGHGRKALEFFSQMLEEGVKPDHITFTSILSACSHAGLIDEGRKCFADMTKLSVKPEVKHYACMVDMLGRAGCLYEAFDMIKQMPLPPNDSVWGALLLACRIHGNTEIGEIAANYLFQLEPEHTGYFVLMSNIYAASNKWREVGKLREDMKNKGLKKPAAFSVIEYGKDIQGFHTADRVNPYWKEVYKKVESMAVEIKMAGYMPDLSCALHDVEDEDREHMLNYHSEKLAVAFGIMNLTPEAVIQVTKNLRVCNDCHSAFRFISYIYRRKIIVRDANRFHHFEGGTCSCNDYW; encoded by the coding sequence ATGCGACGGCTGGGGCCATCAACCGAGGGATTTTACGATCAACTCCTGAAGTCCTGCAATTTCTTGGCCTCACTCAGACAGATACACTCCTCCCTCACAACTTCAGGGCTCATCAACCAAGCCCTTCATTTGGGCGCCAAGATCATTATCAAATACACCACATATGGAGAACCAAACACTGCTCGGTCACTTTTCAATAGCATTCATAACGACAAGTCTtactcttttctttggaaCACTATGATTCGTGCCTATGCTAATAACGGTCACTGTGTTGAAACGCTGGAGTTGTATTCTACCATGCGTAGAAGTGGCATTTCTTCGAACAGCTATACTTTTCCGTTTGTACTCAAAGCATGTGCATCAAATTCTCTGATTCTTGAAGGGAAAGTTGTTCATGGAGATATTTTAAGAACTGGATTCCTTTCGGATTCGTATGTGCAGGCTGCTCTTGTTGACATGTATGCCAAATGTGGCCAAACTGATGATGGCTGCAAAGTTTTCGATGAAATGTCTGTGAGGGATTTGGTTTCATGGACTGTGATGATTACAGCCTATGAACAGGCTGAGAAACCTGAAGAGGCACTTATATTGTTCCAAAAGACGCAGCAAGAGGGTCTTTTGTCCGATTCTGTTACTATAGTGAGTGTTGCCTCAGCTGTTGGTCAGTTAGGAGATGTCTTGAAGGCGCAAGCAGTTCATGGCTATGCCATCTGCAATGCATTTCTTGAGGATTTATGTATCCAGAACTCGATTGTTGCTATGTATGCTAGATGTGGGAATGTTGAAAAAGCACGTTTGGTTTTTGATATGATGGAGAAAAGAGATCTTATCTCATGGAATTCGATGCTTACCGGGTACATTCAAAATGGCCAAGCAAGTGAAGCTTTGTTACTTTTTGATGAAATGCAAAATTCTGATTGTAAACCTAATCCTGTGACGGCATTGATTTTGGTGTCTGCCTGTACATACTTGGGTTCTCGTCAACTTGGAAGGAAATTCCAcggttatattataaatagcaatatgaaaattgatgcaaCTCTTAGGAATGCCGTGATGGATATGTATGCCAAGTGTGGAGATCTAGATACAGCTGAGAATATGTTTAATGACATCCATCCGAGTGAACGAAATGTGAGCTCGTGGAATGTCCTGATTGCAGGGTATGGCATGCATGGCCACGGGAGAAAAGCATTGGAATTCTTTTCACAGATGCTAGAGGAAGGGGTTAAGCCAGATCACATCACTTTCACTTCCATTCTTTCAGCTTGTAGTCATGCAGGCCTAATTGATGAGGGTAGAAAGTGTTTTGCGGATATGACAAAGTTATCTGTGAAACCAGAGGTGAAACACTATGCTTGCATGGTTGATATGCTTGGCCGAGCCGGGTGTCTCTATGAAGCTTTTGACATGATCAAACAGATGCCATTACCGCCCAATGATAGTGTATGGGGCGCATTGCTTTTAGCTTGTAGAATCCATGGTAATACTGAAATAGGTGAAATTGCAGCCAATTATCTCTTCCAGCTCGAGCCTGAACATACTGGATATTTTGTGCTAATGTCAAATATATACGCTGCATCAAACAAATGGCGAGAAGTTGGGAAGCTGAGAgaagatatgaaaaataagggGTTGAAGAAACCTGCTGCTTTCAGCGTCATTGAATATGGTAAAGACATTCAAGGCTTCCACACAGCTGACCGAGTAAATCCATACTGGAAAGAAGTTTACAAGAAAGTAGAGAGCATGGCAGTTGAGATAAAGATGGCAGGATACATGCCGGACCTATCATGCGCTCTACATGATGTGGAAGACGAAGACAGGGAACACATGCTGAATTACCACAGTGAGAAACTGGCTGTGGCTTTTGGAATTATGAATCTTACCCCCGAAGCAGTAATTCAAGTAACAAAAAATCTTCGTGTTTGCAATGATTGCCACTCAGCCTTCAGGTTTATCTCATATATTTATCGAAGGAAGATCATTGTTAGAGATGCAAATCGGTTCCATCATTTTGAAGGTGGCACTTGCTCATGCAACGATTATTGGTAA